Part of the Mycolicibacterium mageritense genome is shown below.
TGTTCTCGCCGTGGGTGATGGCATACATCTCGCGGTTGCGTTCGATCATGATCTCCGGGGAACCGCCCTGGTATTCCTGCAGTGACAGTGCGCAGGCTTGGGCGAAGCCGCCGAGTCCGATGGTTTCGGTGATCGGGGATTCCCCGCCCATCCAGGTGATCTCGTCCTCGGTGTGCCCGGCGAACAGTTTGCCCTGGTGGATGGGTGGTGGTCCCTGGAACCAGGTGTCGCCGAGCCCGGCGAGTTTGATGGCAAAACCGCGGCAGGAGAACGCCATGGCCGAGACCAGGGTGGAGCCCGGCTCGACCATCGCATCGGCGCAGGCCTTGGCCGCGGCCATCGACAACCGCAGGAAGAAGTAGTCGTTGTCGGCCAGGTGCAGCAGTGTCTCGCGGACACCGGGCACCCGGGCTTCGACCATGTCCAGGATCGCGGGCAGGATCTCGCGGTTGAACAGGATCGAGGCGGCCGCGTTGCGGCTGTGCACCTCGTCGCCCATGCGCAGGGCGCGCGCGATCAACGGTTTGAGCGCGATGCCGCCGTGGCGGCGGATCGCCTCGCCCACCACCGGGGCCAGCACGGTGTTGACATGCAGCAGCCGCTCGCGCACGCCGTCGTCGTAGCAGCCGTAGTTGAGCCGGCGGGGTTCCTTGCCTTCGTAGAAGTTGCAGAACCCGAGGTTGCCGTGGGTGCGGTTCTCGACGACGAACACCGGCATCGACGCGGTGTAGATCCCGGCCAGCGAGCCCACCGCACTGTAGTCGTGGCAGCCCCCGACCGCGATCTCCCCGGACGCGAAACCCGCGATGGCGTCGTCGCGGGTGCCGGCCAGGCCCTCGAACAGGGCGCCGCCGATGAGGGCTTCGCGTTGCCCGCCGGTGTAGGCCGACCACGGCATCGGCGCCCCCGAGGTCAGCACCAGGTTGTCGCGAAACCCGGGCAGGACCTCGCGCGCCGGTGCCACGTCGATGACCCAGGGGTCGGCCGCGTCGAGGCGGGCGAACGCGGTCGCATTGGCGGCGTCGACGTCGAGTGCGGTGGTGTCGAGGTGGGTGCTCACCAGGCCACCACGCCGCCGTCGACGAGCAGGGTCTGGGCGGTGATGAACGACGCCCGCGGGGACAGCATGAACTCGACGGCCTCGGCGACCTCTTCGGGTTCGCCGATGCGTTTGAGCATGGCGTAGCTCGCGCTGATCTCCTCGCCGCCGGAGACCCGGGCCATCGACGGGCTCATCGGGGCGCGGATCACTCCCGGGGCGATGTTGTTGACCCGGATACCGCGCGGGGCCAGTTCCTCGGCCAGATACCGGGTGTAGGCCGCGATGCCGGCCTTGGTGGCGCCGTACACCGACGCACCCCGGAACCGGCCGAAGTGTCCGGTCAACGACCCGATGTTGACGATCGCGCTGCCCTCGCCCAACAACGGCGCCACCACATCGGTCACCCGCGCCATCCCGGCGATGTTCACCTGGAACATCAACTCCAGCTTCGCCTCATCCAACTCACCGAGAAACGAATCCCTAAGAATCCCAGCACAGTTCACCAACCCGGCCAGCGTCTCACCATCAGCCACCACCGAACCCACCGCACTTTGCACACTCTCCCGATCAGCCACGTCCATGGCGACGACATCCATATGGCCGTCACTGAAATCATTGGCTCGCAAGGCATCAGGAAGGTCCGCGGCGATCGGCCGGTAGCCACTGCCGACCAGTCGTCGACAGATGGCCTGGCCTATTACACCGGCTCCACCGGTGACAATGACCTTGTCTCCCATCGTCATCTCCTCTCGAATCGTGCTGCGGTGCGAATCAGTTTGCGCCCTAAACAGCTAAAGGTCAACTCTTTAACCCTTATCTGCTGCGATTCCGGACGGCTCCAGGCTTTCGACCATGTGGTCCATTGAGTGGTTCAAATGCGGTTTTGCCCGGCCCCGTCGGCTAAAGTCGAGGTAGGAGACAGAAAGCAGGTCTGAAAATGACAAGCTCGGCAGGCATAGAACTGACCCGTGTACGGCAGATTCCTGCCCACGAACTGGTGGTCGAACAGATACGCCGGGCCCTCGAACTCGGCAGGTTCAAGCCGGGCGACAAGCTTCCGACCGAACGGGAACTCTCGGAGATGCTCGACGTCTCCCGCACCGTGTTACGTGCGGCGATGACGATTCTCGACCGCGAAGGCCTGGTGTCGGTGCGCCGCGGGCGCAACGGCGGTGTCACGGCCCTGGCGCCGCGCCGGGACGACGCGGCCGCCCGGCAGGCACTGCGCGAGAACCGCGTCTCGCTGGGCAACGCCTTCGACTACCGCGTCGTCGTCGAATCAGGAGCGGCCAGGCTGGCTGCCCAGCGCCGACGCACTGCCGATGTCACCCAGTTGCGCAAGATGCTGGCCGCGATGGACGCTCACATCGCCCGGGCGCAAGAGGACGACCAGTCACCGCACCTGGTCACCGAGTGGCAGTCACTGGATTCGGCATTTCATCTCAAGATCGCCGAATCCTGCCGCAACGAGTACTTCTTCGATGCTGTCGCCCAAGCGCGCCGCGCGATGTGGTTACCAGTCGGTGCGATCTTTCATCACGTCGAACCGAACGCCAACGACTACCACGATTCGATCGTCGACGCGATCGAGGACCGGGACGAGGACCGCGCGGCCGCGATGATGACCGAACACATCAACTCGACCCGCCACACTCTCGAATCGTGGCTGCGCCGGCGGTAGTCACAGACGCCCGTCGGACTCCGTCGCGAAGGCTGTCGGCTGGTGCCTGGCTTCGGTGATCAGCTCATCCGTACCGTCACCACCGCGTTCGTCGAACACGGTCCTGCCGATGCGCTCGTACATCGTCGGCTTGACAGCGCGCAGGTACCAGGCGAGCGCCATGGAACCGAGCAGCAGTGTCGCCACGATCCATGGAATCGCCCTGAACAGTGGCGATTCGGCGGCAACGCCCGCCGCTGCGGCCATGTTGGTAGCCATCAGATAGATCACGAACATCATCCCGAGGCCACCGACGACCGGGCAGGCCAGGGTGCGCCACCATGTTGCCGTCTCCGGGTGCTGTCGCTTGACATGGAAATACGTGATGACCGCGATCGAGCACATCACCTGGACGACCAGCAGGCACAGCGTGGCCAGGATCGCCACCAGGGTGAACAGGATCAGATAGGGATCCGACCTCGTCGCGATCGTGATGGCCAGCAACAACACCGTGAAGCCCGATTGCACGAGGGAGGCGATCCACGGCGAGCCGTGACGCGGGTGTGCAGCACCGAGCCGGCGCCACAACAGACGATCACGGCCGAATGCGAACAGGTAGCGGCTGGCCGCATTGTGGATGGCCAACGCACACGCGAAGGTGCCACCTAGCACCAGAAGTTCGAAAACCGTTACGGCCCAACTACCAACGTACTCTCGCGCCGGTGCGTACAACAACTCGAACGGACTGTCGCCTGAGGCGAGCGCGATCGATCGCGCCCGCCCGTTGGCGCTGATCACCGCCCACGCAATGAAGGTGTAGAACACACCGATGCCGATCACGGCGATCAACGTGGCCCTCGGCACGACGCGCTTGGGGTCGGTGGACTCCTCACCGTAGATCGCGGAGGCCTCGAATCCCACCCAGGACCAGAACGCCATCAGCAGCCCCAGGCCGACGGATCCGCCCGTCACCCCGTTGGCATGCAGCGCCGCAGTGGGCATCAGCGACCCCCATTCGGGTCCGCCACCCCGCGCCAGCCCGCATACCGCCGTGAGCGTCAGGATGGCGATCTCGGCCACCAGCGCGACGCCAAGTACCTTGGCCGCCAGGGACACATCCTTGTGCGACAGCAATCCGATGGCCGCGACCGCGAAGAACCCGAACCACCACCATGGAATGTCTACCGCCAAAAACCCGGATGCCGCCTGGTGGGCGAATGCCGAGAACACACCGATGACGCCCGCCTCCATGATCATGTAGACGAACATCGACATGACCCCGGCCGCCAGGCCGGGGATGCGCGACCACCCGCGCGAGACGAACGTATAGAACGCGCCGGCAGCCGTGATGTGGCGGGCCAACGCCACGAAGCCAATGCTGAAGATGGTCAGAACCACTGTGGCGATGATGAAGCCCGCCGGGGCCCCCGCTCCGTTGCCGAAACCTACCGCGACCGGGAGGTTGGCCGTCATGGCGGAGATAGGCGCCGAGAAGGCGACCACCATGAACACCACCCCCACCACGCCCACCGCTCCCCGCTTCAAGGTATGGGGATTTCCATGCAGCGAAACCGTTGTCCTAGAACTTTTCTTGTCTCCGCTCACATCGACCCTCTCTTCATGTATCCATGTTTGGGTTAAAGAGATGCTCATTAGACCATAAAAGTGACGCGATGCACATGACCCCACAGACGCGACCGGCAGCACATCCCCTCGCCGAGCCCCACTCCTTAAAGTGCTATTGACTAGTCCTTTAATGGTTATCTATCGTGAAACATGTATCCGCGCTTCGCATCCGCGACGAGCGTCTGGCTGCCGCAAGGAAGGAACCGGAGTGATCGATTCTCCTCAGCCCGCCGTAGCAGTCACGATGGACTTCGAGGTGTTCCAGCACTACCACCATTGGCGGGCCATGCTGGGCGGAATCGTCGCCGCAGGCGCCACCCCGCTGACCATCGACTGCCGACAACCGCGAACCGACCTCGAGCAGCTCATCGGGATGGTCGACGGGTTGATCTTGCTCGGCGGCGCCGACGTCAATCCCGAACTGTACGGGGGCCCCAGTGCCGATCCGCTGATCTCACCCGGGCCGCGCGCATTGGACGACAACGAAGTCTCCGCGCTTGAGATCGCGCTGCGGCGGGGCATGCCGATACTGGGCGTGTGCCGCGGAGCGCAGCTTGCCAACGTCGCCCTCGGTGGGACACTGTTCGCCGACCTGGCCCGCGACCGCCCGGGCTCGGCGGTACACCGCACCACCGCAGCCGACCTCGACGGCGCCACGCATACCGTAGACGTCCGGCCCGACACCTTGTTGGCGTCCTGGATCGGCACGGCAGGCCGCATCCCGGTCAATAGCTATCACCATCAGGGCTTCGACACCCTCGCCCCGAGTGTCCGTGCGTCGGCGACAGCCGAGGACGGCCTCGTCGAGGCGTTCGAGATCGCCACCGCCCAACTGGTCGCGGTCCAGTGGCATCCTGAGATCCTCTGGCCCACCGATGAATACTCCGCCGGGCTGATGCGTGGTTTCGTCAGCAGCTGCGCTGACCGATCGCCCGCCGCGGGCGCACGCTGT
Proteins encoded:
- a CDS encoding YlbE family protein: MSTHLDTTALDVDAANATAFARLDAADPWVIDVAPAREVLPGFRDNLVLTSGAPMPWSAYTGGQREALIGGALFEGLAGTRDDAIAGFASGEIAVGGCHDYSAVGSLAGIYTASMPVFVVENRTHGNLGFCNFYEGKEPRRLNYGCYDDGVRERLLHVNTVLAPVVGEAIRRHGGIALKPLIARALRMGDEVHSRNAAASILFNREILPAILDMVEARVPGVRETLLHLADNDYFFLRLSMAAAKACADAMVEPGSTLVSAMAFSCRGFAIKLAGLGDTWFQGPPPIHQGKLFAGHTEDEITWMGGESPITETIGLGGFAQACALSLQEYQGGSPEIMIERNREMYAITHGENSTYRIPLFGFRGTPTGIDARKVLDTGILPVMDVGLAGRDGGQIGAGVIRAPQECFTDAMTEHTRRYGAS
- a CDS encoding SDR family NAD(P)-dependent oxidoreductase, which translates into the protein MGDKVIVTGGAGVIGQAICRRLVGSGYRPIAADLPDALRANDFSDGHMDVVAMDVADRESVQSAVGSVVADGETLAGLVNCAGILRDSFLGELDEAKLELMFQVNIAGMARVTDVVAPLLGEGSAIVNIGSLTGHFGRFRGASVYGATKAGIAAYTRYLAEELAPRGIRVNNIAPGVIRAPMSPSMARVSGGEEISASYAMLKRIGEPEEVAEAVEFMLSPRASFITAQTLLVDGGVVAW
- a CDS encoding FadR/GntR family transcriptional regulator — protein: MTSSAGIELTRVRQIPAHELVVEQIRRALELGRFKPGDKLPTERELSEMLDVSRTVLRAAMTILDREGLVSVRRGRNGGVTALAPRRDDAAARQALRENRVSLGNAFDYRVVVESGAARLAAQRRRTADVTQLRKMLAAMDAHIARAQEDDQSPHLVTEWQSLDSAFHLKIAESCRNEYFFDAVAQARRAMWLPVGAIFHHVEPNANDYHDSIVDAIEDRDEDRAAAMMTEHINSTRHTLESWLRRR
- a CDS encoding APC family permease, whose amino-acid sequence is MKRGAVGVVGVVFMVVAFSAPISAMTANLPVAVGFGNGAGAPAGFIIATVVLTIFSIGFVALARHITAAGAFYTFVSRGWSRIPGLAAGVMSMFVYMIMEAGVIGVFSAFAHQAASGFLAVDIPWWWFGFFAVAAIGLLSHKDVSLAAKVLGVALVAEIAILTLTAVCGLARGGGPEWGSLMPTAALHANGVTGGSVGLGLLMAFWSWVGFEASAIYGEESTDPKRVVPRATLIAVIGIGVFYTFIAWAVISANGRARSIALASGDSPFELLYAPAREYVGSWAVTVFELLVLGGTFACALAIHNAASRYLFAFGRDRLLWRRLGAAHPRHGSPWIASLVQSGFTVLLLAITIATRSDPYLILFTLVAILATLCLLVVQVMCSIAVITYFHVKRQHPETATWWRTLACPVVGGLGMMFVIYLMATNMAAAAGVAAESPLFRAIPWIVATLLLGSMALAWYLRAVKPTMYERIGRTVFDERGGDGTDELITEARHQPTAFATESDGRL
- a CDS encoding gamma-glutamyl-gamma-aminobutyrate hydrolase family protein, whose product is MIDSPQPAVAVTMDFEVFQHYHHWRAMLGGIVAAGATPLTIDCRQPRTDLEQLIGMVDGLILLGGADVNPELYGGPSADPLISPGPRALDDNEVSALEIALRRGMPILGVCRGAQLANVALGGTLFADLARDRPGSAVHRTTAADLDGATHTVDVRPDTLLASWIGTAGRIPVNSYHHQGFDTLAPSVRASATAEDGLVEAFEIATAQLVAVQWHPEILWPTDEYSAGLMRGFVSSCADRSPAAGARC